A window of the Caminicella sporogenes DSM 14501 genome harbors these coding sequences:
- a CDS encoding HD-GYP domain-containing protein: MKLVIVDELKEGMILGEDIVGKYSILYASKGTILNKNIIDGIKRLGIKYIYVIKNKDDDVLLVDKKLDKEYRRTLDYFKNVYFNVKIGKKIVVDELQEVVQPLVNEVKNSINILNRLKQMEINDLYTYKHSINVCVISTMIGKWMNFSQNELNEIAIAGLFHDIGKSKIPNEILNKAGKLTKEEFEVMKSHTLEGYKILKNTDCISDDIAYGALQHHERIDGKGYPNGLKNDQIHIYAKIISIADIYDAMTSNRVYRNKTSPFKVAELIFNDSFGHLDPHIANLFLKGISQFYVGNIVKLNNGEVGEVILVNKNNPTRPLVKVKDKYIDLSKNYSFEITDVIL, encoded by the coding sequence ATTATATGCTTCTAAAGGGACAATACTTAATAAGAATATAATTGATGGGATTAAAAGATTGGGAATTAAATATATTTATGTTATAAAAAATAAAGATGATGATGTTTTATTAGTAGATAAGAAACTAGATAAGGAATATAGAAGAACTTTAGACTATTTTAAAAATGTTTATTTTAATGTTAAGATAGGAAAAAAAATAGTTGTTGACGAATTGCAAGAAGTTGTGCAGCCATTAGTTAATGAAGTTAAAAACAGTATAAATATTCTCAATAGACTTAAGCAAATGGAGATTAATGATTTGTATACTTATAAACATTCTATAAATGTATGTGTTATTTCAACTATGATAGGAAAATGGATGAATTTTTCACAAAATGAATTAAATGAAATAGCTATTGCAGGATTGTTTCATGATATAGGGAAGAGTAAAATACCTAATGAAATTCTTAATAAAGCTGGGAAACTTACAAAAGAAGAATTTGAAGTTATGAAAAGTCATACATTAGAAGGATATAAAATTTTAAAAAATACAGATTGTATAAGTGATGATATTGCATATGGTGCACTACAGCATCATGAAAGAATTGATGGAAAAGGATATCCAAATGGTTTAAAAAATGATCAAATACATATATATGCTAAGATAATTTCTATTGCAGATATATATGATGCAATGACATCTAATAGAGTATATCGCAATAAAACTTCACCGTTTAAAGTAGCAGAACTAATATTTAATGATAGCTTTGGACATTTAGATCCTCATATAGCTAATTTATTTTTAAAGGGAATTTCTCAATTTTATGTTGGGAATATAGTTAAACTTAACAATGGAGAAGTAGGAGAAGTAATATTAGTAAATAAAAATAATCCTACAAGACCATTAGTAAAGGTAAAAGATAAATATATAGATTTATCAAAAAATTATTCTTTTGAAATTACTGATGTAATATTGTAA
- a CDS encoding asparaginase — MSNKKVAIIFTGGTISMKIDPRISAAIPALSSEEIMSMVTNIDRFADIEIINFDRIPGPHMSPKKMMELSKIIKGLANRKDIDGIIVTHGTDTLEETAFLLDLNLFCEKPVVVTGAMRNGSELGYDGPSNLAAAICTAISPQAKNKGVLVVMNNEVNAASEVTKTHTLSLDTFKSLEFGPLGIVDNDEVIFYRDIVKHHHIQTDTIEENVFLIKTASGMDSTLIDFCIEKGAKGLVIEAMGRGNIPPTMVSGIKNAIDNGVIVVIVSRCPMGRVLDSYGYEGGGKTLRNLGVILGGSLNGQKARIKLMLALSITNDKDKIQEIFEKDFYTK; from the coding sequence ATGTCAAATAAAAAAGTTGCCATTATATTTACTGGTGGAACTATTTCTATGAAAATAGACCCTAGAATTTCTGCTGCCATACCCGCTCTATCAAGTGAAGAAATAATGTCTATGGTAACAAATATAGATAGATTTGCTGACATTGAAATAATTAACTTCGATAGAATTCCAGGCCCTCATATGAGTCCTAAAAAAATGATGGAACTTTCAAAAATAATAAAAGGTTTAGCAAATAGAAAAGATATAGATGGTATAATTGTAACTCATGGAACAGATACTCTTGAAGAAACCGCTTTTTTACTTGACCTGAATTTATTTTGTGAAAAACCTGTAGTAGTTACTGGTGCAATGAGAAATGGTTCTGAATTGGGTTATGATGGGCCAAGCAATTTAGCAGCTGCAATATGTACTGCTATTTCCCCTCAAGCTAAAAATAAAGGTGTTCTTGTAGTCATGAATAATGAAGTTAATGCTGCAAGCGAAGTTACAAAAACTCATACTTTGAGTTTAGATACCTTTAAATCTCTTGAATTTGGTCCATTAGGTATAGTAGACAATGATGAAGTAATATTTTACAGAGATATTGTTAAACATCATCATATACAAACAGATACAATCGAAGAAAACGTTTTTTTGATTAAAACAGCATCAGGTATGGATTCGACACTTATAGACTTTTGTATTGAAAAAGGTGCTAAAGGACTTGTTATTGAAGCTATGGGAAGAGGAAATATACCTCCTACAATGGTTTCAGGTATAAAAAATGCTATAGATAATGGAGTTATAGTTGTAATAGTATCTCGCTGTCCAATGGGAAGAGTTTTAGATTCTTATGGATATGAAGGTGGTGGCAAAACACTTAGAAATCTAGGCGTGATATTAGGTGGAAGCTTAAATGGTCAAAAAGCTAGAATTAAACTAATGTTGGCTCTATCTATTACAAATGACAAAGATAAAATTCAAGAAATATTTGAAAAAGACTTTTATACAAAATAA